In a genomic window of Gadus chalcogrammus isolate NIFS_2021 chromosome 17, NIFS_Gcha_1.0, whole genome shotgun sequence:
- the LOC130370245 gene encoding uncharacterized protein LOC130370245, giving the protein MQQYQASLVTNLRSRLQRVFHQHQGSELEKEALEVFDRLEDPFASVSTTYRQDCVIKDRFHFVESEEVIVGYTACFLKKGAKRVLSTIPKCFQYVPLIKSLEQLLSHPKVLAMIDEPQKYRSGYLYDITDGEFMKSHPLFSARPSALQIILYTDDIELCNPLGSHASKNKLTMFYYTLGNINPKYRSKLASIRLLAIAKRSQLSECGVDGILGRLHEDLVRLYEGVKIKIGNGEREIFGALFSICGDTLAQHELCGFKEGVGFAFKKCRQCECTFEDMQLYFDEDYFEGRTIERHMRQCSDIEIANTESLRNSLKTTFGINRRSKLVEFPAFNLIQQTPQDIMHVILEGIAPLEIKCVMKHLVLLGQLDLDVFNSALLAFPYSPHDVRDKPSLIKHSTLASSDNKLKQSSGQMLVLLKILPFLIDAVKGNEYHTLILELIEIVQILFAPVICLQTINKLKSLIEQHLKHMKNLFPDNNITPKQHYLIHVPSQIKLLGPMVRHMCMRFESKHCFFKQWASKLNFKNVCKSLIKHNQMYECCQNVSSSEHPIFSNDCTLGPISEIRNMSYLKEKTRAFLGNDEVNHAVSVKWINLNGNKYIREKSLFVSDVNSDLPEFGLLRNIYVINSSLYCFEFMPYNTICYDRDYMAYQIEIPNLAQATELVSVDNLVDFTPYYSFTHKDMVCPNEILPRGCDWATQSLI; this is encoded by the coding sequence ATGCAACAGTACCAAGCTTCGTTGGTAACCAATCTGAGGAGTCGGCTACAAAGAGTATTCCATCAACATCAGGGAAGTGAACTTGAAAAGGAGGCTCTGGAAGTATTTGACCGATTGGAGGATCCGTTTGCCTCTGTTTCAACAACGTACAGGCAGGACTGTGTGATTAAGGACCGTTTCCATTTTGTAGAGTCAGAGGAAGTTATTGTTGGGTATACTGCTTGCTTTCTTAAAAAAGGAGCAAAAAGAGTCCTCTCTACCATACCCAAATGTTTTCAGTATGTTCCTCTGATCAAAAGTCTGGAACAGTTGTTGTCCCATCCAAAAGTCCTGGCAATGATAGATGAGCCACAGAAATACAGAAGTGGCTATTTGTATGACATTACAGATGGTGAATTCATGAAATCACACCCCTTATTTTCTGCCCGGCCCTCTGCCTTACAGATAATCCTTTACACTGATGACATTGAACTCTGTAACCCACTTGGGTCTCATGCTTCAAAGAATAAGTTGACAATGTTTTATTATACACTTGGAAACATTAATCCAAAATATAGATCAAAACTGGCTTCGATTCGTCTACTTGCCATTGCAAAGAGGAGCCAACTCTCTGAATGTGGAGTTGATGGAATTTTGGGAAGGCTGCATGAGGACCTAGTAAGGCTATATGAAGGTGTTAAAATTAAAATCGGGAATGGTGAACGAGAAATATTTGGAGCATTATTTTCGATATGCGGGGACACTTTAGCTCAGCATGAGCTTTGTGGTTTTAAAGAGGGTGTTGGTTTTGCTTTCAAGAAATGTAGGCAGTGTGAATGTACATTTGAGGACATGCAATTGTATTTTGATGAGGATTACTTTGAAGGAAGAACAATAGAGAGACATATGCGTCAGTGTAGTGATATTGAGATTGCCAATACAGAGTCTCTTAGAAACAGTTTAAAAACTACATTTGGGATCAATAGAAGGAGTAAATTGGTAGAATTCCCGGCTTTTAACTTGATCCAACAAACACCCCAAGACATCATGCACGTAATACTGGAAGGCATTGCCCCATTAGAAATAAAGTGTGTGATGAAACACTTAGTACTTTTAGGACAACTTGACTTGGATGTTTTCAATAGTGCATTACTTGCATTTCCCTACTCTCCACATGATGTCAGAGACAAACCAAGCCTTATAAAACACAGTACATTAGCATCCAGTGACAATAAATTAAAGCAGTCCTCAGGCCAAATGCTTGTTCTACTTAAAATTCTGCCATTTCTGATAGATGCAGTTAAAGGCAATGAGTACCACACACTCATTCTTGAGCTGATAGAGATAGTTCAAATTTTGTTTGCTCCTGTTATTTGTCTACAGACTATCAACAAATTGAAATCACTTATTGAACAGCACCTAAAACATATGAAGAACCTTTTCCCAGATAACAACATCACTCCAAAGCAACATTATTTGATCCATGTGCCATCTCAGATTAAGCTACTGGGACCAATGGTTCGTCATATGTGCATGAGATTTGAATCAAAGCATTGCTTTTTCAAACAGTGGGCTTCAAAACTCAATTTTAAAAATGTTTGCAAATCCTTAATAAAGCATAATCAAATGTATGAATGCTGTCAGAATGTAAGTAGTTCTGAACACCCCATTTTTTCAAATGATTGTACATTAGGACCCATATCAGAAATAAGAAACATGTCATACTTAAAAGAGAAAACCAGAGCCTTCCTTGGAAATGATGAGGTTAACCATGCTGTTTCTGTAAAATGGATTAATCTAAATGGCAACAAATATATACGGGAAAAGTCATTATTTGTGAGTGATGTTAATTCTGATCTGCCAGAATTTGGActtttaagaaatatctatgtGATTAATTCATCATTGTATTGTTTTGAGTTCATGCCGTACAACACCATTTGTTATGATAGAGATTATATGGCATATCAAATAGAGATCCCAAACTTGGCACAAGCAACTGAACTGGTATCTGTCGATAACCTTGTAGATTTCACCCCGTATTACAGCTTTACTCACAAGGATATGGTCTGTCCCAATGAAATATTACCTCGGGGATGTGATTGGGCTACACAAAGCCTCATCTGA